From a single Sporosarcina oncorhynchi genomic region:
- the pxpB gene encoding 5-oxoprolinase subunit PxpB, which translates to MRYNLFPVGDQAVLIEVGTEISPAAEKIVNRIIARLEELKPAWLIEYIPAYTTVTVVYSVKGFNEKNPYDFVCTCIRELLENMNEVSVREQRVVKIPVLYGDDHGSDIDFVAAHNGLTREEVICIHTSGEYTVHMIGFAPGFPFIGGMSEKIAAPRRETPRLQIPSRTVGIAGLQTGVYPIESPGGWQLIGRTPLELFLPNTDPPSLLTAGDRIRFYEITLEQYKEMRGGVE; encoded by the coding sequence ATGAGATACAACTTGTTTCCAGTTGGTGACCAAGCTGTACTAATTGAGGTGGGAACGGAAATCAGTCCTGCTGCTGAGAAAATAGTGAATAGGATTATTGCGCGATTAGAAGAGTTGAAGCCGGCGTGGCTGATTGAGTACATTCCTGCTTATACGACCGTTACCGTTGTCTATTCCGTTAAAGGGTTTAATGAAAAGAATCCATATGACTTTGTTTGTACGTGCATTCGGGAATTGCTCGAGAACATGAATGAGGTTTCCGTTCGTGAGCAAAGAGTCGTAAAAATTCCTGTGTTGTATGGAGATGATCATGGTTCTGACATCGATTTCGTCGCTGCACATAATGGATTGACGCGTGAAGAAGTCATTTGCATCCATACTTCCGGCGAGTATACCGTACATATGATAGGCTTCGCACCAGGCTTTCCGTTCATTGGTGGAATGTCCGAGAAGATTGCAGCGCCTAGAAGAGAAACGCCTCGGCTACAAATTCCTTCTCGAACAGTTGGAATTGCAGGCTTGCAGACAGGGGTCTATCCGATTGAATCACCGGGAGGCTGGCAACTCATTGGCAGGACGCCGCTTGAATTGTTCCTACCGAATACAGATCCGCCAAGTTTATTGACCGCAGGGGATCGAATCCG
- the dacB gene encoding D-alanyl-D-alanine carboxypeptidase/D-alanyl-D-alanine endopeptidase has translation MKQQHVLKRAFLATSIALIALFPVAHESTITPVIAAAGNTPPVTSIESTSLEKKLQAILNDPKLQGGITGVSVRKAATGESIYSHFGDIRLRPASNMKLLTGTTAMDVLGPDYQFSTEVLTDGQVKGKMLHGNLFIKGKGDPTLVKEDLDQFAHTLKEKGIQKINGHLIADDSWYDNVRYSQDLNWSDEHNYVGAQVSALTLSPNDDYDAGTVIVEVNAGNKAGDLPKVSVTPSTDYVEIVNRATTVSKGSTKSISIEREHGTNRIVIEGKMPLEATSSRSWAAVWEPTELVLDVFKKALEAQGIQFVGNHAAKTGITPKNATVLTTKKSMPLRDLFIPFMKLSNNGHAETLVKEIGKVEKGEGSWDAGLEVMKTKLKEFGVNTDTVVLRDGSGMSHKNLVSADEFTKLLYNVQDKSWFPTFEASLPIAGEPDRMVGGTLRNRMDQGLTIGNVKAKTGSITGVSTLSGYVTAKDGTELVFSVLINNYVTGPVTPIEDAIATVLAEHEF, from the coding sequence ATGAAGCAGCAACATGTACTCAAAAGAGCTTTCTTAGCAACATCGATTGCTTTGATTGCATTATTTCCTGTGGCACACGAAAGTACAATCACACCAGTTATAGCCGCGGCCGGAAACACACCTCCCGTAACGTCCATTGAATCGACATCATTAGAGAAAAAACTACAAGCCATTTTAAACGATCCAAAGTTACAAGGAGGCATTACAGGCGTTAGTGTGAGAAAAGCGGCAACGGGGGAATCGATTTATTCGCATTTCGGCGATATCCGATTACGTCCCGCTTCTAATATGAAATTGCTGACCGGGACGACTGCAATGGATGTATTAGGGCCAGACTATCAGTTTTCCACTGAAGTTCTGACGGATGGGCAAGTCAAAGGGAAAATGCTTCATGGTAATTTATTCATAAAAGGAAAAGGCGATCCGACTTTAGTTAAAGAAGATTTGGATCAGTTCGCCCATACGTTAAAAGAGAAAGGCATTCAAAAAATCAACGGTCATTTAATAGCGGATGACAGTTGGTATGACAATGTCCGGTACTCCCAAGACTTGAATTGGTCAGATGAACATAATTATGTCGGTGCCCAAGTATCCGCCCTGACACTTTCGCCAAACGATGACTACGACGCTGGGACAGTTATTGTTGAAGTGAACGCAGGCAACAAGGCAGGAGATCTTCCGAAAGTGTCTGTCACACCTTCGACCGACTACGTCGAAATTGTCAACCGCGCTACAACTGTTTCAAAAGGTTCAACAAAAAGCATTTCGATTGAACGCGAGCACGGAACGAATCGAATTGTCATAGAAGGGAAAATGCCTCTTGAAGCAACAAGTTCTCGTTCATGGGCTGCAGTCTGGGAACCAACAGAGCTCGTTCTCGATGTCTTTAAAAAGGCATTGGAAGCACAAGGCATCCAGTTCGTCGGTAATCATGCTGCAAAAACAGGCATCACACCCAAAAACGCAACAGTTCTAACAACAAAAAAATCTATGCCACTTAGAGATCTTTTCATTCCATTCATGAAGCTTAGCAATAATGGGCATGCAGAGACACTTGTAAAAGAGATAGGAAAAGTTGAAAAAGGCGAAGGTAGTTGGGATGCCGGTCTTGAAGTGATGAAGACGAAACTGAAGGAATTCGGCGTAAACACAGATACGGTTGTCCTTCGCGACGGTTCGGGCATGTCGCACAAAAATCTCGTGTCAGCCGATGAATTCACGAAGCTGTTGTATAACGTACAAGACAAAAGTTGGTTCCCCACTTTTGAAGCATCGCTGCCAATTGCAGGTGAACCTGATCGGATGGTCGGTGGTACGCTCCGTAACCGAATGGATCAAGGCCTAACAATCGGAAACGTCAAAGCGAAAACCGGCTCCATCACAGGCGTCTCCACCCTCTCAGGTTATGTAACAGCGAAAGACGGGACGGAATTGGTCTTCTCTGTATTGATCAATAACTACGTCACTGGACCCGTTACACCGATTGAAGATGCAATTGCGACCGTTCTTGCAGAGCATGAATTTTAA
- a CDS encoding DinB family protein, with the protein MNSYMHAAFNQIEVLIQSVTELLEKLEPTDLAIQPTENKFSVRQLLAHMSLICKADLLISDETSEEEMKTFYSSISISTTEEMKEALLSNFSILKKRYLNYSEEELLQTTTSYWGVSYTRFEWLLEISSHLYHHRGQLHAMLVHCSGKDPQVSLFE; encoded by the coding sequence ATGAATTCATATATGCATGCAGCATTTAATCAGATAGAAGTGTTAATACAATCAGTAACTGAACTACTGGAAAAACTGGAACCTACTGATTTAGCGATCCAGCCTACAGAAAACAAATTTTCGGTTCGTCAGTTACTTGCCCATATGTCATTGATTTGCAAGGCAGATTTACTAATTTCAGATGAAACTTCCGAGGAGGAGATGAAAACCTTTTATTCCTCTATCTCCATTAGTACTACCGAAGAAATGAAAGAAGCTTTACTGTCCAATTTTTCGATTTTGAAAAAACGCTATCTCAATTACTCCGAGGAAGAGCTACTGCAAACGACAACATCTTACTGGGGAGTATCCTATACACGATTTGAGTGGCTACTAGAAATCTCTTCTCACCTCTATCACCACAGAGGACAGTTACACGCCATGCTTGTTCATTGTTCAGGAAAAGATCCGCAGGTATCATTATTTGAATAA
- a CDS encoding NUDIX hydrolase, protein MEEKDLQKLSETEFIDQYKKTEKDKYEKPSIATDMAIFTVATKKVTDNRKKADKELQVLLIRRGGHPYKGDWALAGGFMGIDEDVETAVQRELKEETGVDGVYAEQLYTWSAVDRDPRMRIVSVSYLALVDQEKLPPLQAGDDAEDVRWFTVKDRVTESRDERVDGTVTRTEKIELKLVSGEVIVSGTIEKITVTEGANTRTAVTIIERNGIAFDHTEIILYSLERLRGKVNYTNIAFNLAGEEFTLPDLQQIYEVILDKELNKVQFRRHVENMVVDTGKEIKTGAYRPSKLYRYNAAWVYEQWK, encoded by the coding sequence ATGGAAGAAAAAGATTTACAAAAACTTAGTGAGACGGAGTTTATTGATCAATATAAAAAGACGGAAAAGGACAAGTATGAAAAACCATCAATTGCAACAGATATGGCGATCTTCACCGTTGCGACAAAGAAGGTGACGGATAATCGGAAGAAAGCAGATAAAGAACTGCAAGTGTTGCTCATCCGGCGAGGGGGGCATCCGTATAAGGGAGACTGGGCACTTGCGGGCGGATTCATGGGAATTGACGAGGACGTAGAAACGGCAGTGCAACGTGAGCTGAAAGAGGAGACAGGAGTGGATGGCGTTTATGCAGAGCAGCTTTATACGTGGAGTGCGGTAGACCGTGACCCACGGATGAGAATTGTGAGTGTCAGTTATCTGGCGTTGGTCGACCAAGAGAAGTTGCCACCACTTCAGGCAGGTGACGATGCGGAAGATGTCAGATGGTTTACGGTGAAGGATCGTGTAACGGAGTCCCGGGATGAACGGGTAGATGGGACGGTGACCAGGACGGAAAAAATTGAACTGAAACTGGTTTCCGGAGAAGTGATAGTATCGGGGACAATTGAGAAAATTACCGTTACAGAAGGAGCGAACACGAGAACGGCCGTGACAATTATTGAACGGAACGGGATTGCCTTCGACCATACGGAAATTATCCTGTATTCACTCGAGCGGTTGCGTGGAAAAGTGAACTACACGAATATCGCATTCAATCTGGCGGGTGAAGAGTTTACATTGCCAGATTTGCAACAAATATATGAAGTAATTTTGGATAAGGAGCTGAACAAAGTCCAGTTCCGCCGGCATGTGGAGAATATGGTAGTCGATACGGGAAAAGAAATCAAAACAGGTGCCTACAGACCGTCAAAGCTATATAGATACAATGCGGCGTGGGTGTATGAACAGTGGAAATAG
- the nadR gene encoding multifunctional transcriptional regulator/nicotinamide-nucleotide adenylyltransferase/ribosylnicotinamide kinase NadR yields MENAQRESKMTVGHYGGKFIPFHKGHLYAITKAAAQVDKLYVLVSYDEERDRKLCKEAGLDYIDFKRRQQWITTSVKNMSNVTVLAVEEPYSPDAEYMWMEGGRKMLEAIPEQITHIFSSESEYDTWFKRIYGEGVIHVVIDEAREIFPISATKIRNEGIYANWDMIPEAAKPYYTKKVAIVGVESCGKSTLTRNLAQLFGTEYVEEYGRTVSEEIGDGSSLLTEEHYKEIVFGHKHMEYQKLKKANKLLFIDSEAVVTQYYAKMYFGCELPFIEGAIQAQDYDLYLFLEPDVKWVADGYRTFSDPVVREQTNALLKKMFEERGIEFVSISGNYEERLDRSIAQITSLITK; encoded by the coding sequence ATGGAAAATGCACAAAGGGAGTCAAAGATGACGGTAGGCCATTATGGAGGGAAATTCATTCCATTTCATAAAGGACATTTATATGCAATAACGAAAGCTGCTGCACAGGTCGATAAGTTGTATGTGCTCGTCAGTTATGATGAAGAGCGGGACAGAAAGCTATGTAAAGAAGCAGGCTTGGATTATATTGATTTCAAAAGACGCCAGCAGTGGATTACGACATCCGTAAAAAACATGTCCAATGTTACAGTATTAGCGGTCGAAGAACCCTATTCGCCGGATGCGGAGTACATGTGGATGGAGGGTGGTCGGAAAATGCTCGAAGCGATTCCCGAACAAATCACCCATATTTTTAGTTCGGAAAGTGAGTATGATACATGGTTCAAACGGATTTACGGAGAGGGAGTCATCCATGTCGTCATTGACGAAGCACGTGAAATCTTCCCCATCAGCGCAACGAAGATTCGTAATGAGGGAATCTATGCCAATTGGGACATGATCCCCGAGGCGGCGAAGCCTTATTATACGAAGAAGGTTGCCATTGTTGGTGTTGAATCTTGCGGAAAGTCCACTTTGACGAGGAATCTAGCGCAGCTTTTCGGTACGGAGTATGTGGAGGAATATGGTCGTACAGTGAGTGAAGAAATCGGAGACGGTAGCTCATTGCTGACGGAAGAGCATTATAAGGAGATTGTATTCGGACATAAGCATATGGAGTATCAAAAGTTGAAAAAGGCGAATAAGCTGTTGTTCATCGATAGTGAGGCAGTCGTAACGCAGTATTATGCCAAGATGTATTTTGGATGCGAGCTGCCGTTTATCGAAGGGGCCATTCAGGCACAGGATTATGATTTGTACTTATTTTTAGAACCGGATGTGAAGTGGGTGGCGGACGGTTACCGTACATTCAGTGACCCGGTCGTCCGGGAACAAACGAATGCGCTATTGAAAAAGATGTTTGAAGAACGGGGCATCGAGTTCGTTTCCATTAGCGGTAACTATGAGGAACGGCTAGACCGATCGATTGCACAGATTACAAGCCTAATTACGAAGTAA
- the pnuC gene encoding nicotinamide riboside transporter PnuC, whose translation MVGELKRYLADWSMFEKLWVTVFTGVTVYLYFAFQDTFLGLISSIAGMLCVVLVAKGKVSNYLFGIVQTVTYGYIAYGYGLYGESMLNWLFYFPMQFIGIWMWMKHYKKKEESAQGENVYVKRLTLKGWAFVGGSFVIGALVYAELLTLLSAQQVRIDSMAVVLSVIAQILMVQRYAEQWVIWILVNVLTITLWVITLLQTGGNDWNMVIMWTAFLVNSVYGYVNWVKLSKVQNKNE comes from the coding sequence ATGGTCGGGGAATTAAAGAGGTACTTGGCAGATTGGTCGATGTTTGAGAAGTTATGGGTAACGGTATTCACGGGGGTCACGGTCTATCTGTATTTTGCATTTCAAGATACGTTTCTTGGTTTGATCAGTTCAATTGCCGGGATGCTATGTGTGGTGCTTGTGGCGAAAGGGAAGGTATCCAACTATCTTTTCGGGATTGTGCAAACGGTCACATATGGCTATATAGCGTACGGATACGGGTTATATGGAGAGTCAATGTTGAACTGGTTGTTTTATTTCCCGATGCAGTTTATTGGAATTTGGATGTGGATGAAACATTACAAGAAAAAAGAAGAATCAGCGCAAGGTGAGAACGTTTATGTGAAGAGGCTGACGCTAAAAGGCTGGGCATTTGTAGGCGGTTCATTTGTTATAGGGGCACTCGTTTATGCGGAGTTATTGACATTGTTGTCTGCACAGCAAGTTCGAATCGACAGTATGGCAGTCGTCCTTTCGGTAATCGCTCAGATTTTAATGGTGCAACGGTATGCTGAACAGTGGGTGATTTGGATATTGGTAAATGTCTTGACAATTACGTTATGGGTCATAACATTATTACAGACAGGCGGCAACGATTGGAATATGGTCATTATGTGGACTGCGTTTCTTGTAAACTCAGTGTATGGATATGTGAATTGGGTAAAGTTATCGAAAGTGCAAAACAAAAATGAATGA
- a CDS encoding S66 family peptidase, whose product MRIPQKLKKGDEIRIVAPSRSASILSGEGVQFAKERLENLGFTVTFGKNVFESDIQSSTSIEQRIEDLHAAFEDANVKGILTVIGGFNSNELLPYIDYDLIKKNPKVFCGYSDITAIATAITTQTGMVTYSGPHFSSFQMKKGQAYQTEHFMKCLMHDTPYVVQASVEWSDDAWYLDQENRNFEKSAWKTYTPGVATGQLWGGNLCTLNLLQGTKYMPRIENAILFVEDDEMTIPETFARDLTSLLQNTQSLNGLVIGRFQRASNISEEQLLFILDKHPLLKEIPVLYDVDFGHTQPLFTFPIGGEVQLDASESQLELIKF is encoded by the coding sequence ATGCGAATCCCCCAGAAGCTTAAAAAGGGCGATGAAATACGAATCGTTGCACCGAGTCGAAGTGCGAGTATTTTATCTGGAGAAGGCGTTCAGTTTGCGAAGGAACGGTTAGAAAACTTAGGTTTTACTGTAACCTTTGGCAAAAATGTTTTTGAGTCAGATATTCAAAGCTCAACATCGATCGAGCAAAGAATAGAAGATTTGCATGCTGCATTTGAGGATGCAAACGTGAAAGGTATTCTGACTGTAATCGGTGGGTTTAATTCAAACGAGTTATTGCCTTATATCGATTATGATCTCATAAAAAAGAATCCGAAAGTTTTCTGTGGTTATAGCGATATTACAGCCATCGCTACAGCGATTACTACACAAACGGGAATGGTAACGTATTCCGGCCCTCATTTTTCAAGTTTTCAAATGAAAAAAGGGCAAGCATACCAAACGGAACATTTCATGAAATGTCTGATGCATGATACGCCTTATGTTGTGCAGGCATCTGTTGAATGGAGCGATGATGCTTGGTATTTAGACCAAGAGAATCGTAACTTTGAGAAGTCTGCATGGAAAACTTATACGCCGGGAGTTGCAACAGGTCAGCTATGGGGTGGAAATCTCTGTACGCTCAACTTACTGCAAGGCACGAAATATATGCCTAGAATCGAAAATGCCATACTGTTTGTGGAAGATGATGAAATGACCATTCCTGAAACTTTCGCAAGGGATCTGACGTCACTTCTGCAAAATACACAATCACTTAATGGACTAGTAATCGGTAGGTTCCAGCGTGCATCGAACATTTCGGAGGAACAACTGCTGTTCATTCTAGATAAGCACCCATTGCTGAAAGAAATCCCCGTGTTATACGATGTGGATTTCGGGCATACACAACCACTGTTCACGTTTCCGATTGGTGGGGAAGTACAGTTGGATGCTTCAGAAAGTCAGTTGGAATTGATTAAGTTCTAA
- a CDS encoding GNAT family N-acetyltransferase, with amino-acid sequence MQTRKLQPHESPPYKLLLLADPSRQLVDTYLADGECYIIEEKSGIIGVFVLVELHKETIEIKNIAVREDLQCQGIGKKLVIAAIRIAKKNGYVTAEIGTGNSSIGQLALYQKCGFRITGVIQDFFVDQYDEIIMENGIQCMDMIRLELNIQKVGM; translated from the coding sequence ATGCAAACTAGAAAACTGCAACCTCATGAATCACCTCCATACAAACTCCTCCTTCTAGCTGATCCATCTCGTCAACTAGTCGATACATACTTAGCGGATGGTGAATGTTATATTATCGAGGAGAAGAGTGGAATTATTGGGGTCTTTGTACTAGTAGAACTGCACAAAGAAACAATAGAAATCAAAAATATCGCCGTCCGTGAAGACCTCCAATGCCAAGGAATTGGAAAAAAGCTTGTGATCGCAGCGATTCGTATTGCAAAAAAGAATGGCTATGTAACCGCTGAAATCGGCACAGGCAATTCCAGTATCGGGCAGCTTGCGCTCTATCAAAAATGCGGATTTCGCATTACGGGTGTGATCCAAGACTTTTTTGTGGATCAATATGATGAAATTATTATGGAAAATGGCATTCAATGCATGGATATGATTCGGCTTGAATTGAACATACAGAAAGTAGGAATGTAA
- a CDS encoding NUDIX hydrolase has product MSFTFVDWGGHKLKLTWIQDLMPERELITSVHAFCFYEEKLLMVNLNHRGWDFPGGHIEAGETVEACIHREVLEEAYVQGNCHFLGAIEVNHEENPLWTETSPYPRVGYQVFFRMDITEFFPFDAAFESSERTLIPPEEASSYHKGWQKGYEEIMEAAIHFNRLSSE; this is encoded by the coding sequence ATGTCGTTCACATTCGTAGATTGGGGCGGACATAAATTGAAGCTCACGTGGATTCAGGATCTGATGCCCGAGCGAGAGCTGATCACAAGTGTCCATGCATTTTGTTTTTATGAAGAAAAGTTGTTAATGGTTAATTTAAATCATAGAGGGTGGGATTTTCCGGGAGGGCATATTGAAGCTGGTGAAACAGTAGAAGCCTGTATCCACCGTGAAGTGTTAGAAGAAGCGTATGTTCAAGGTAATTGTCATTTTCTTGGTGCCATCGAAGTGAATCATGAGGAAAATCCATTATGGACTGAAACAAGTCCTTATCCGAGAGTGGGCTATCAGGTGTTCTTTCGGATGGATATTACAGAATTCTTCCCATTTGACGCGGCATTTGAGTCATCGGAGCGGACGTTAATTCCGCCGGAAGAGGCTAGTAGTTATCACAAAGGCTGGCAGAAGGGATATGAAGAAATCATGGAGGCGGCCATACATTTTAATAGGTTATCTAGTGAATAA
- a CDS encoding nucleotidyltransferase domain-containing protein, which translates to MLRLLPPLAAKRFVDENFPHCQAAILAGSVVRGEATTTSDLDIVIFDNAVRSSNRESHIDYGWPIEVFVHTHTSYKAFFKMDVERARPSLPKMVAEGIVLVDTGILSSIKNEACEILKKGPEPWSTETLLTKRYMITDMLEDLIGTENSAESLFIANALAEAIHEYVLRTNCQWIGASKWIVRALKQYDEAFAKRFIDTFTTFYRTGDKSGIILIVDEILKPHGGRLFEGYSMGKGEE; encoded by the coding sequence ATGTTGAGATTGTTGCCGCCACTCGCTGCCAAACGTTTTGTTGATGAAAACTTCCCGCATTGTCAGGCTGCTATTCTCGCAGGGAGTGTCGTCAGAGGCGAAGCTACCACGACCTCTGATCTTGATATCGTTATTTTTGATAATGCTGTAAGATCCTCCAATCGCGAATCACATATTGACTATGGTTGGCCAATTGAAGTATTTGTTCATACTCACACGTCCTATAAAGCATTTTTTAAAATGGATGTAGAAAGAGCTCGGCCTTCCTTACCAAAAATGGTCGCCGAAGGAATTGTTCTCGTTGATACTGGAATCCTTTCGAGTATTAAAAATGAAGCATGTGAGATTTTGAAAAAAGGACCAGAGCCTTGGTCGACAGAAACGTTGCTAACAAAACGCTATATGATAACAGATATGCTAGAGGATTTAATCGGTACGGAAAATAGTGCAGAATCATTATTCATCGCCAATGCACTTGCTGAAGCGATCCATGAGTATGTACTCCGGACAAATTGCCAATGGATTGGCGCATCAAAATGGATTGTTAGAGCACTGAAGCAATACGACGAGGCTTTCGCCAAAAGATTTATCGATACATTTACTACATTTTATAGAACCGGAGATAAATCAGGGATAATACTGATTGTAGATGAGATTTTGAAACCGCATGGAGGAAGGTTATTTGAAGGATATTCCATGGGGAAGGGAGAGGAGTAG
- a CDS encoding NUDIX hydrolase, with translation MEYVRGKCVELRNRGSAVIIESGKVAVIKRIREGQEYYVFPGGGIEEGESPEQATIREAFEELGVHIEIKESIGKVHFNGVQQFFLSEIIGGTFGTGSGEEYEENRNQGSYEPMWLPIDKLVSHDVRPMEIAEILTKLVD, from the coding sequence ATTGAGTATGTTAGAGGTAAGTGCGTAGAACTCCGGAATCGGGGATCGGCCGTTATCATTGAGTCAGGAAAAGTTGCCGTCATCAAAAGAATACGTGAAGGACAAGAATATTACGTGTTTCCTGGTGGTGGTATTGAAGAAGGTGAAAGCCCGGAACAAGCTACTATCCGGGAAGCATTTGAAGAATTAGGTGTGCATATTGAAATTAAAGAAAGCATCGGAAAGGTCCACTTTAATGGTGTGCAACAATTTTTCTTATCAGAAATCATAGGCGGGACATTTGGAACAGGAAGTGGAGAAGAATATGAAGAAAATCGTAATCAAGGTAGTTACGAGCCGATGTGGTTACCAATTGACAAGCTCGTTTCACATGATGTGCGTCCAATGGAAATTGCCGAGATATTAACGAAACTAGTGGACTAG